A DNA window from uncultured Methanoregula sp. contains the following coding sequences:
- a CDS encoding phosphoglycerol geranylgeranyltransferase: MKWKDWVHVTKLDPDKQLKPGDIDAIAASGTDALMLSGTLNVTEENLSALLKQVKAYDLPLVMEPAGPEAVLTKGIDYVFVPSVMNTTDVTWIVGKHKAWVQMSKGKIPWGDAIVPEAYIVLNPNSSVGRVTKSICDLKPEEVAAYASVADHYFHFPIVYIEYSGTFGNPEVVKAASEAVDKAILYYGGGINSAEKAAQMGKYADTIVVGNAVYDQGAGVLKATVDAVQ; the protein is encoded by the coding sequence ATGAAGTGGAAAGACTGGGTTCATGTGACAAAACTCGATCCCGACAAACAGCTGAAACCCGGTGATATCGATGCGATTGCAGCGAGCGGTACTGATGCCCTCATGCTCTCGGGCACGCTGAACGTTACCGAGGAGAATTTATCCGCACTCTTGAAGCAGGTCAAGGCGTACGATCTTCCGCTGGTCATGGAACCGGCAGGACCGGAAGCGGTGCTGACAAAAGGCATCGATTACGTCTTTGTCCCAAGCGTGATGAACACGACCGATGTCACGTGGATTGTGGGAAAACACAAGGCCTGGGTACAGATGAGCAAAGGAAAGATCCCGTGGGGCGATGCGATTGTGCCCGAAGCCTACATTGTGCTCAATCCCAATTCATCGGTGGGCCGGGTAACGAAATCCATCTGCGACCTGAAACCCGAGGAGGTTGCAGCGTATGCCTCGGTTGCCGACCATTACTTCCATTTCCCGATCGTGTACATCGAGTACAGCGGCACGTTCGGCAACCCGGAGGTTGTGAAAGCCGCATCGGAAGCCGTTGACAAGGCGATCCTCTATTATGGCGGGGGCATCAACTCCGCGGAGAAGGCAGCGCAGATGGGAAAATATGCCGATACCATCGTTGTCGGCAATGCTGTCTACGACCAGGGTGCCGGTGTCCTGAAAGCAACCGTTGACGCGGTCCAGTAA